The nucleotide sequence CTTTGGTGCGGTGGTTTTTACAGGAAAAGTTAGAGGAGTCAGAGGAGATAAAGGGCGTTTTCAGACAAACTTTCGCCATCGCTATGATAAGCGTCGCTAAAATTATTCCTGACTCACCCACCTCTAAAGATATTGAAGATGTTAAAGATTTTATTCCCCATATAGAAGCACTAACAGAAAGTTTAATTGAAGAAGCAAAGGAAAAAAGAGAAGAAAAGAGAATAACTTTAGCATCAGTGCCCGATGAGTCGCTTATCTGGCCTTTTCTGGGAGTAGGAAGGTTTTATCAAGGTCAGGGGTTGTACTCTTTAGCAGAACCTTGGTATAAACCTTGTCTCGATGTGCTTAAAAGTCACTTTGGAGAAGAACATCCTGATGTAGCAAGCAGTTTGAACAATTTAGCGGCACTCTACTCTTCAATGGGGCGCTACAGCGAAGCCGAACCTCTGTACCAACAAGCTTTGGAGATCAATGAGCGGCTGTTGGGGACGGAGCATCCTGATCTGGCAAGCAGTTTGAACAATTTAGCGGCACTCTACTCTTCAATGGGGCGCTACAGCGAAGCCGAACCTCTGTACCAACAAGCTTTGGAGATCAATGAGCGGCTGTTGGGGACGGAGCATCCTGATCTGGCAACCAGTTTGAACAATTTAGCGGCACTCTACTCTTCAATGGGGCGCTACAGCGAAGCCGAACCTCTGTACCAACAAGCTTTGGAGATCAATGAGCGGCTGTTGGGGACGGAGCATCCTGATCTGGCAACCAGTTTGAACAATTTAGCGGGACTCTACTCTTCAATGGGGCGCTACAGCGAAGCCGAACCTCTGTACCAACAAGCTTTGGAGATGAGAGAGCGGCTGTTGGGGACGGAGCATCCTTCTGTGGCAACCAGTTTGAACAATTTAGCGGGACTCTACTCTTCAATGGGGCGCTACAGCGAAGCCGAACCTCTTTACCAACAAGCTTTGGAGATCAATGAGCGGCTGTTGGGGACGGAGCATCCTTCTGTGGCAACCAGTTTGAACAATTTAGCAGGACTCTACAAGGCAATGGGGCGCTACAGCGAAGCCGAACCTCTGTACCAACAAGCTTTGGAGATGAGAGAGCGGCTGTTGGGGACGGAGCATCCTGATCTGGCAAGCAGTTTGAACAATTTAGCAGGACTCTACAAGGCAATGGGGCGCTACAGCGAAGCCGAACCTCTGTACCAACAAGCTTTGGAGATCAATGAGCGGCTGTTGGGGACGGAGCATCCTGATCTGGCAACCAGTTTGAACAATTTAGCGGGACTCTACGATTCAATGGGGCGCTACAGCGAAGCCGAACCTCTGTACCAACAAGCTTTGGAGATCAATGAGCGGCTGTTGGGGACGGAGCATCCTGATCTGGCAACCAGTTTGAACAATTTAGCGGGACTCTACGATTCAATGGGGCGCTACAGCGAAGCCGAACCTCTGTACCAACAAGCTTGGGAGATGAGAGAGCGGCTGTTGGGGACGGAGCATCCTGATGTAGCAAGCAGTTTGAACAATTTAGCAGGACTCTACTCTTCAATGGGGCGCTACAGCGAAGCCGAAACTCTGTACCAACAAGCTTTAGCCATACTCGAACCCATCTTAGGGCCTAATCATCCTTCTACCATAACAGTTCGAGAAAATCTTGTCTTGCTGTCACAGCAACGTACTCGCCGCTACCTCTGGAGTCGTCGCTTAATTAAGCTTGTGGAATTTTTGTTAGCAATTGTGTGTTTACCGTTTTATTTGCTGTGGTTGCTGTTTAAGCAGTTGTTTAGTTTCTTCTTCCGTCGCTTGCGGTGAATAAGTTTCGGCAGTTGAACAATGATAGGACTTACGCACTCTCTACGAAATCATTAGGGTTTGAGATTGTCCGTGATCCTTCGCAAGGCTCAGGATGACATAAAATCCTTGTTTTTAATTGGGAGTGCGTAACTCCTAAATGATTTGATCCCTGAGCAAGCAGAAGTCCGCCAGTGTGAAGTAGAACTTTTTTATCGTACTAGGACTTACGCACCATAACCAAATCACAAGGGTTTGAGATGGTTCGAGGTCCTTCGCACAGCGAGGGATGACATAAAATTGTTGTTTTTCATCAGGAGTGCGTAACTCCTAAGCTAGACCCAGTTGCAACTAATTGGGTAAACTCATCAAAGGTCAAACCAGAAAGCGTCATTGCTTTTCATCTGCTCTGCCATTGAAAGTTAATAAACCATAACTTCATCCCCTATGCTATATACATGATGCTTCATCGCACATCCTCCCTCTAGTTTATCAACATGATTCAATTAAATTACGCAATAACCTTATTTTTAAGCTTATTACTGACTTCTCTCCCCTTCTTATTGTTGGGTATATTCGTTTCTAGTTGGTTACTGGTGTTTGTGGATGAGCATCAACTAGCCGCTAAATTCCCTCATAACCCCATCTTAGGGGCTATCCTCGGCAGTAGTCTAGGGATGATTATCCCTGTCTGTCAATATGGCAATATCCCAGTCACCAGACGTTTATTAATGCAGGGCGCTCCTCTATCGGTGGCCATCAGTTTTTTGCTGGCTTCTCCTACCGTAAATCCTATTGTGCTTTGGTTGACCTGGCAAGCTTTTCCCGATTACGCCAGCATCTTATTCTACCGCCTCTTATTGGCTTGGATAATCGCTTTTATAATTGGTTTAATCTTTAGCACTTACAGAGAAAAACCCGCATCTGCTGAGGAATTGGCTTCTCCTCGTTGCTATTTACTGCCTTCAGGAACCTTTTTACGCCCCTCCGATGAAAGTGAACCCCTACACCGCATCGGGAATTTAGTTTATGAGTACAAAACTACCGCCACTTTTAGAAAATCTTTAAAAATTAGCTTAAGTCTCTTCTGGCAAAATGTGGTTAAAGAAACCCTTGAGTTAGGAGGCATCTTAATGGTTGGATGTGCTATAGCGGCTTTAGCACAGATGTTTCTTCCTCAAGGTCAAATGCTAACTTGGGCACAAGCGCCTGTGGTCCAGATCTCTGTTATGATTTTATTAGGGGTGATATTATCCCTCGGCTCACCGAATAGTGCCGCGTTTCTAAGCTTTTTCGCTCCAACGTTTCTCAAAGGATCGCTGTTGAGTTTCTTGCTGTTTAGTTCAGTTGTAGACCTCAAAAGCGTGTGCCTATTATTTTTTGTGTTGCGATTTAAAGCCGCTCTTTATTTGATAATTTTAGTCCTAGAATTGACGATTTTATCAGCTTTAATCCTCAATTTTTACCCGAGTTAGTAAGATCAAAGACGGATATTTCTCAAGGGTATCCGTAAAATTTCCTATTTTTGTTGGCTAATTATCTTGATCCCTAAATGTAAAGTTTATTTACAACCTGAGAAAAGGTTCCCTCATCAATGCTAAATTAATAATTGAAGCTAGATAAGCTTCCCTGGCAGAATAGCTTGCAAGGTAAATTCATAAAACCCAAAGGAGAAAAACCTGTTAAAGTTAACATCTGTCTCGTTCACCCAAAATAACAGCAATCAACTTGAATCATCATATTTCCTAAAGTGAAAGAAGGGAGCAAAACACCTGAAGAGTAATTTTCAGAGGACTCCAAGAAAAATCAACTTAAAAAAGGAAATCCCTGGTCTTTAATGCTTGATTGCTGTTATTGTTATAAAAACCCAAAAAGATGTAAAGTTTAATTGCAAAATATGCTTGGGTTGAAAAAAAAATGTTAGATTAATAATTGAAGCTAGATAAGCTTCCCTGGCAGAATAGCTTGCAAGGTAAATTAATAAAACCAAAAGGAGAAAACCCTGTTAAAGTTAACATCTGTCTCGTTCATCCCAAATAACAGTAATCAACTTGAATCATCATATTTCCTCAAGTGAAAAAAAGAGAGCAAAGCATTTGAAGGATAATCTTCAGAGCGACTCCGAGAAGACTCAACTATTAAAGAGGAAATCACTGGTTGTTAATGCTTGATTGCTGTTATTGTCATTTAATAACTCTTTTTAAAAGTATTCAAATCCTCAAATAAGCCTGACCTAAGACTCCGAAACGCCATAAGTATTTAAACTCAAAGTTTTTTCACCAGATAAAGCCAAAAAAAATCTAAAATAGATCTAGTAGTGGTTTGAGTGACGTGACCGAATCATCAATCAGAACGATGTGCCGGGAAAGGTTTCAAACTTGAGGAAGAAATAAACCAGCCGCGTACTATTCCTGATGAAGATGTATTGAAGCAATAATTTGTTTAACATTTAAAATTGAAACACAAGTTCATTTTAAATGTACCTACCGACATATCAATAAAATTAACTTATCGCCACCCCGGAAGAGAGTAAAAAGCTTTTCAGTTTCTCTTTACCGGTTTTAAGTGTTAATTGTATTATAGATCAACCCAATGATGGGTATTGTAAACAAATGACATCAGAATTACTCAATTCAAGCAATTATAAAAATAAAGAGTCTGACGAAGAGACAAAACCGACCATCAGTAAATCTTCTAATGGAAACTCAGATCTAGGAGGAGATCCAGATGGTACAACTCGTTCCCTAGCCCAAATTATCCAGAAATTCCGCCAGACTTTAGAAAACCATCGCGGCGATCGCCAAATCGTCGTCATTCAAGATTTCCCCGATCCTGATGCTTTAGCCAGTGCTTGGGCCTATCAACTCATTGCAGAACAATACCAAATCAATTGCGATATCGTATATGCAGGCACCCTATCTCATCAAGAAAATATTGCTCTAGTAAAACTCACCGGACTACCGGCTAAACGTTGGGGAGTCTACACCCTCAAAGATAGAGACTTATCGGTTTATTCGGGATGTGTCCTAATGGACAGTCAAGGAACCACCAGTCAGCTATTCCCCCTCATCCAACAGCATCACATTCCGATCGTAGTGGTGATCGACCATCACAGCAAACAGGGAAACCTCGAAGCAGAATTTATTGATCTGCGTCCTCAAATTCGCGCAACCGCCACCATACTAGCCCAGTATATTCAACAAGGAGTAATAGAATTCAATAGTAATGATAATACTCATGTAAAATGTGCCACCGCCTTAATGCACGGCATCCGTTCAGATAGCAATAATTTGCTACAAGCGCAAGAAGCTGAATTTCTCGCCGCCGCCTATCTGAGCCGCTTTTATGATATACAGTTACTAAATGCTGTACTACAATCGGCTCGCTCTCGTCGAGTCATGGATATTATCGAACGCTCTCTAAAAAACCGTCTGATTAAAAACAACTTCTCCATTGCCGGAGTCGGCTATCTACGTTATGATGACCGAGATGCCATTCCCCAAGCGGCTGATTTTCTCGTCACCGAAGAAAACATCCACACAGCCGTCGTTTATGGGATAGTTCATGACGAAGATGATGACATAGAATTGATTATCGGTTCCTTGAGAACCACAAAACTCACCTTAGACCCCGATGAATTTCTCAAAGAAGCCTTTGGCCATGATGGACAGGGACGTTACTTTGGGGGAGGGCGCTATATGGCCGGCGGGTTTGAAATACCCATTGGTTTCTTAGGTGGATTTAATGAAAACAATCAGTATACCAAACTGAAATGGGAAGTCTTTGATACTCAGATAAAACAAAAACTACTCCGTTTAATTAATCCTGATAGTACCGTGATTCATACTTAAGCTCAATGACACAACTGTATTTAATTCGTCACGGAATCGCCGCCGAGGCGGCAGACTATAGCGATGATCAAAAACGTCCATTAACCGAAAAAGGTCGTCAAAAAACCGAACAAGTGGCTCAAAAACTGCTGCAAAAAGGGATACAGTTTGATTTGATTTTAACTAGCCCCTTAGTGAGAGCAGTTTCTACCGCCGTGATCCTAATGGACGTAGGATTAAGTAAAAAAGTCCAAGAATTTGCACCATTAGCACCCGAGGGAAACCTAGAAACTTGGGTAAATTGGTGGAACCAATCAGGATATAATAATAAAGATAGCTCTCTTGCCCTAGTCGGTCATCAACCAGACTTAGGTAACTGGTCAGAAGTTCTTGTTTGGGGAAAGACGCAAGAAAAACTAATCGTTAAAAAAGCCGGTGTAATTGGACTAAATATACTCGACAAAACAGCACCGATCGGTAACTGTGAGTTATTTTTGTTAACTTCCCCGAAGTGGTTACTCTAGTCTCATAAAGATCTTAAAACTTTTCGGTTAAATCGACATAGAGAATAAATTATAGGGTAAGTTAGCTTCAGATCTTGATCTAAATCCTTGCAACGATACAGGTATAACCATGACGACCGTTTGTGAATATCGCCCAGGTTTGGAAGGCATTCCGGCTGCACAATCAAGTATTAGCTACGTTGACGGACTAAGAGGGGTTTTAGAATACCGAGGAATTAATATAGTTGAACTCGCTCAACATAGTAGTTTTTTAGAAACAACTTATTTACTCATTTGGGGTGAACTGCCCACAAAAATAGAACTAGAAGAATTTGAAAATGAAATTCGCTATCATCGCCGAATAAAATATCATATTCGGGATATGATGAAATGTTTCCCGGAAACGGGACATCCGATGGATGCGCTACAAACCAGTGCGGCAGCATTAGGCTTATTTTACTCCCGTCGTGCCCTCGATGACCCCGCCTACATTCGTCAAGCAGTGGTGCGTCTAGTGGCAAAAATTCCCACGATGGTAGCGGCTTTTCACATGATTCGCCGGGGGAACGATCCGATTCAGCCTAATGATAGTTTAGATTATGCCGCCAATTTCTTGTATATGCTCACAGAGCGAAAACCCTCGGAATTAGCGGCTAAGATTTTTGATGTGTGTTTGACGCTTCATGCTGAACATACCATGAATGCCTCTACATTTTCGGCCATGGTAACCGCTTCTACTTTAACCGATCCCTATGGAGTGATAGCCTCAGCCGTAGGAACCCTCGCCGGGCCCTTACATGGTGGGGCCAATGAAGAAGTTTTATTTATGCTCGAAGAAATTGGTTCAGTGGACAATGTTCGCCCCTATGTGGAGCATTGTATTGAGCATAAAAAGAAAATCATGGGATTTGGGCACCGGGTGTATAAGGTTAAAGACCCTCGCGCTACCATTTTACAAGAACTGGCGATGCAGCTATTTGAACAAATGGGGCATGATGAATATTATGAGATTGCAGTGGAGTTAGAAAAAGTCGTCGAGGAAAAATTGGGGCACAGAGGAATTTACGCTAACGTGGATTTTTATTCAGGTCTAGTGTATCGGAAAATGGGTATCCCCACCGATTTATTTACCCCTCTGTTTGCAATTTCTCGGGTAGCTGGATGGTTAGCTCACTGGAAAGAGCAATTAAATGAAAATCGTATTTTCCGTCCCACTCAAATTTATACCGGTCGTCACGATACGGTTTATATTCCCATTGAAAAACGCTTAACGGCAGTCACCCGCAATGGCTATCAGTAAATTGAATTAAATCTAGTCAATTGCGATCGCTTCAGCAGGGGGCGGTCGCTTTAATTTTTAAGTATTATTACGATTGAGCATTACCCATCTTCTTCGATAACTTCCAGTAGCTGATTTAAAGATTCAGACAAAATTCTCGATTCTTCTGACGTTTGGCGGCTAAATCTTTCCATTTCCTGCACAGATTCTCTGACCAAATCGGAAATTTCTACACCGTTCATTACGGCAACTGAAATAGCCGCTATCAGCTTGCTAAGGTCATCATTCACATTAGCCATTTGCTCAGATGAGGACCGAGTTTGCTCTACTAACTGAGTGCCAATATTTAACTGCTGAAACTCGCTTTTCATCACGCTAGACATTTCCGATATTTGAGTCTGAATATCGACTAACAAGGGCATAATTTCCGCGATTTCCATCTCTAATTGCCTTACGTGCGCGTTAGCTTTTTTAGTGACTGAAGACAATTCTTGAGCCGACTCACCCATGCGGCTCGCTTCTAGTTCAGCCGTCAAAGTTTGCAGTTTTACTTGATAAACGGTGGTATTGAGAAGATTAATCACCTCAGAAAGTTTTCGAGCCGGACGATCTAAAGATTGAAATTTTTCTACGGCTTGTACTAATCTATTTTGAAGCGTAGAAATGTTTTCTAAAAGCTGACTAATCGATTGATCACAAGACTGCACAATCTGCCTAGCTGGCTGTTGAAGCCGCTCTGCTTGTTGAATCAGAGAATTAATATCCTCAACCCAATCTATCACCGCTCGAATTTGATGATGAGTAGCACTGACACACTCCATCTGGAGAGCCGCTTGGGCTGAAAGATTTTTGAGAACCGCTTGGCTTTCTTGAAAGGTTTTTAAAACCTGACGTTGGAGTGTTTCTTGGTATTGAGACTGTTGAAGACGGAATAATTCTGTGCTTTGGTAAGCCTCTTCTACCTGAGCTAAAAGTCTTGCGTGGTCAAGAGCAAATCCCACTTGAATAGCGATCTGGGCAAATAAATCAATTTCTGAGTGCTGCCAATTTCTCGGGCCTGAACATTGATGAGCAATGAGCAGCCCAAACAATTGATCATCTTTGAGAATGGGGGCTACTAAATTGGCTTTTACCGCAAAAGGTTCGAGTTGTTGCAGATGACACTCGGTGAGTCCGGCTTGGTAAATATTATTAGTAGCAGACACTCTACCCCTTTGATAAGATTCCACATAATTTTCAGCAAAACAAGGGTCTTTAATTTTTGCCCACAAGGCTTTCGGAAATCCAGGAACTACCGATTCAGCCACTACCGTTCCATACCAGTCAGCATCAAAACTATAGACAATCACTCGGTCTGTTCTCAGGGCCAAGCGCATTTCTTCGACGGTAGTGAGGAGAATATCTTCTTCTCGAAGAGTTTCTCGCAGGCGAAGGGTAAGCTCAGTAAATAACTGATTTTGCGTCGCTGTGGCATCTACTCGCTGGATAAGCCTAGCGTGGTCAAGAGCAAATCCCACTTGAGTTGCTACCTGAGCGACTAAATCAATTTCTAACTGCTGCCAATTTCTCGGGCCTGAACATTCATGAGCAATAAGCAGCCCAAACAATTGATCATCTTTGAGAATGGGAGCCACTAAATTCGCTTTTACCGCAAAAGGTTCGAGTTGTTGCAGATGACACTGGGTAAGTCCGGCTTCATAAATATTATTAGTAGCAGACACTCTACCCTTCTGATAAGACTCCACATAATTTTCAGCAAAACAAGGGTCTTTAATTTTTGCCCACAAGGCTTTCGGAAATCCAGGAACTACCGATTCAGCCACTACCGTTCCATACCAGTCAGCATCAAAACTATAGACAATCACCCGGTCTGTGGTCAGGGCCGAGCGAACTTGTTCCACCGTCATTTTAAGAATATCTTCTTCTCGGAGGGATTCCCGTAAGCAAAGGGTAATATCGGTAAATAACTGGGCTTGCTCTGCTGCCTGATCCACCTGCTCTAAAAGTCTAGTATGATCGAGAGCAAATCCGACTCCGTTGGCTATCTGGGCGAATAAATCAATCTCTAGCTGCTGCCAGATGCGCGGCGTTGAGCATTCATGAGCAATAAGTAAACCAAATACTTGATTATTGCGGATAATAGGTGCAATGAGACTGGCTTTGACAGCAAATCGCTCTAGTAGCCCAATATGCTCATCAGAAAGTCCTGATTGATAGATATCATCCATAACATCTATTTGGTCATGGGGATATTGGCGATATGCCTCAAAAAAACCCAGGTCATTAATGGTGGTCCACAGGGTTTTCGGCCAGATAGGAGCCACTGATTCAGCAATAAAGGTTCCCTCCCGATCATCCTCGAAACGAAAAATCACCACCCGATCAGTTTTGAGGGCTTGACGGACTTCTTCTACCGTTGTTCTAAGAACATTTTCCTCAGAGAAGGATTCCCAAATGTGGCGGCTGATAGTCATCAGAACTTGAAACGGTTCATCAGCCGCTTCTTGTCTCCATAAAAGATTCGGTAGTTCTGCGGCGATGAGATTGAGGTTAGTTTCTAAGCCGCTCAGTTCGTTTTGTCGGGTTTCATCGGGGTCAACCACTGGCGAGCAATGCAACCGATTTACTAGGCTAGTGGAAGTTTGATAAGATTTTAAAATAGGGCGCAAAAGACGATCACTCAAGGCGATAGCCATCGCAGCACTTACTAAGGTTGTTAATCCCGATACCCATGCAATCAAAGATAATTGTCGTTCTAATGCTTGTTGGGTTTTTTGATTGTCTAAAACATCCACTGGTTTAGCAGGGACAAATTGCTCTTTCAAAGACTGAGTGCCTAAATAGCTCACTCCTGTAACACCTAAGACAGGTAAAGCCGTTAAAACCACCGCTCCCGTTATCAATTTAGCTTTTAGACTCCTTATGCTCATTAATCTTTTGTCTCTTTCTCTTCTCAATCTTCAATTAGCTGACTATCTTAATGCAAAATAACCGAAAAATCTATCTACATTTTTTGGGAAATTTTAGTAACTTTTGTTCTTGAGACTATTTGGGCTTTAATTGTTAAAATCGTAAGTGCTAATTTTCGGGGCTGCCAAAATAATCTGTCTATGAACATTTATAAGATTAATGCCATTTTAGCTGAATTCATGTCTCAAACAGAAGAAATCGAGGGCGTTGTTTTGATTTCATCCAACGGACAGCTTCTCACCGAACCCATCGGTATAGATATTAATACAGCTATGATCCTCGGGGGAATATTTCTTCATCTTGCTCAAAACACTTATCAACAATTAGACACTCAAGAAATTGAAAGTATTAGCCTTCGAAGCGGCGAGGGAAATCTGATTTTTACCGCTTGTTATCCGGAAGTATTTTTGTTAGTTAAATCCAGTAACTCTCTGTCTTTTGGTTTATTAGAAAGGAGAATCCATCTGGCGGCTAAAATGTTACAAGAGCAACTGCAAACAAATGCCGATTTGCCTACAGTGCCGCTTCAGGAAGAACCTTTACCTAAACCTGTGGTTTTTCCAGCTTCATCGGCTTCTAATTCGACAAACATACCCAAAAATAACCGAGGAATTAAAAATACTAGGATTCGCTATCGAGGACTGCCAGTATAAAGCCCAATAAAGTGAACCAGAGGCGGCGTTTTTACATGGCTGTGATCTTAACCACCAATTTTTTCAGTCATAGCAGTTCAAAAGTTCTACTTTTTAGACAAAAGCAAGTTTTTATTGATCCGCAGAAGTTGATAAACGCCTTGTTGATCTAAAAGTTCATAATCTTGAGGAGTTAACCCTAATCTATCGAGATATTTTTGTTCAGTAATTAACAAGATAGTCGGTGAGGAAGCATCATTCAGTTCACTTTGTAAATCCTCAATCAAGCGATGTTGATTATTAAAAAACTTGACATTTTGCCGAGTATAATAGACTAAACTCGGTCTAATAAATCCAAGCAAAACTAACTCCTCTTTGGGTTGTCGAACTTGAGTAATCACAGAGGAAATTTGTCGCAGAGGAAGTTGACTATCAGTATCTTTAATCCGAGCAACCGGCAGGGCAATAAAGCTAATAAAAGCCATAAACCCAATTAAATTTGGTATCCACAACCAGCGCCAATCTCGTCGCCGTAATAACAAAAATATAGTCCCCAAAGTCACAAGTCCCCAGATCAAACCCCCAAGAATGGGCAATCCGGATTGTTGTAACATACTAGAAAATCCCGGTTTTCTGGGGTCTCCATCCACCAAACTAGGACTATAAAAACTCGCTGCCGCAAGGGCAAGTAAAATAATCAGATTAGCAATGGCAGTAGCTTTAAAAAACCTTCTATATTTAGCAAACTTCTTTTTATTCTTTTTATCAAATAAAGAAATCCAAAAAAGCGCCACTAAAATAGCCCCTGCTGGCATAGCTGGCAGAACATAACTAGGAAGTTTGGTAGAAGAGGCAGAAAAGAACAGAAAAATAACTGCAAACCAGAATAGACAAAATAAACCGAGATGAGTTGAACGCAAAGAAGAACGCCAAACATCCCTTTGCCAAAAACCGAGTTGAGTAACCGCTACCGGTAAATAAATTGACCAGGGAATTAACCCCACCAAAACCACAGGAATAAAATAATACCAAGGCCCCGGATGATGACTAACCACACTGGTGAAACGTTGTAAGTTGTGGTAGCCAAAAAACACATCGATATACTTTTGTCCATTGGCCAAAGTCACTAAAATAAACCAAGGAACGGCAATCACTAAAAAAATTAAGCCGCCCCGCCGCCATTTCATTTCTTGTAAAACTTCCTTGAAATTCCCCAGATAAAACAGAAAGGTACTGACAATAAACACGGGTAAAATCAAGCCAATGGGACCTTTAGCCAAGACGGCCAGAGCCATAAATACATAAAAAAGAATATACCACCCATCTTTAGCAGAAAACCCCCGAATAGGGCTTTCTTTTTCTTCTGTTGCATAGCCGAGAAAAAAGGATAAAAGTGCCATCCCCATCGAACTAGCCAGAAACATATCTGATACACCTGTTCTAGCCCAAGCAATCCAAGCGGGGTTAAGGGCGATGATTCCAGAACCTAGCCAAGCACTCAGCCACAGTTTAGAATCGTCTTTAGGACTTTCGGGAGGAGATAAAGGATTAGAAATTCCAAAGTAGCGTAGGGTGTAAAAGCCAAGCATAACTAAGGCCATGGCCATCAAAGCTGAGGGAATTCTAGCCGCCCATTCATTAATTCCAAAGAGTTTAAAAGCGATGGCGATTAACCAATAAGTGAGGGGAGGTTTATCAAAGCGCGTCTCCCCATTCCAATAAGGGGTAATCCAATCCCCTGTCACCACCATTTGACGGGCGGCTTCT is from Gloeothece verrucosa PCC 7822 and encodes:
- a CDS encoding GAF domain-containing protein, producing MSIRSLKAKLITGAVVLTALPVLGVTGVSYLGTQSLKEQFVPAKPVDVLDNQKTQQALERQLSLIAWVSGLTTLVSAAMAIALSDRLLRPILKSYQTSTSLVNRLHCSPVVDPDETRQNELSGLETNLNLIAAELPNLLWRQEAADEPFQVLMTISRHIWESFSEENVLRTTVEEVRQALKTDRVVIFRFEDDREGTFIAESVAPIWPKTLWTTINDLGFFEAYRQYPHDQIDVMDDIYQSGLSDEHIGLLERFAVKASLIAPIIRNNQVFGLLIAHECSTPRIWQQLEIDLFAQIANGVGFALDHTRLLEQVDQAAEQAQLFTDITLCLRESLREEDILKMTVEQVRSALTTDRVIVYSFDADWYGTVVAESVVPGFPKALWAKIKDPCFAENYVESYQKGRVSATNNIYEAGLTQCHLQQLEPFAVKANLVAPILKDDQLFGLLIAHECSGPRNWQQLEIDLVAQVATQVGFALDHARLIQRVDATATQNQLFTELTLRLRETLREEDILLTTVEEMRLALRTDRVIVYSFDADWYGTVVAESVVPGFPKALWAKIKDPCFAENYVESYQRGRVSATNNIYQAGLTECHLQQLEPFAVKANLVAPILKDDQLFGLLIAHQCSGPRNWQHSEIDLFAQIAIQVGFALDHARLLAQVEEAYQSTELFRLQQSQYQETLQRQVLKTFQESQAVLKNLSAQAALQMECVSATHHQIRAVIDWVEDINSLIQQAERLQQPARQIVQSCDQSISQLLENISTLQNRLVQAVEKFQSLDRPARKLSEVINLLNTTVYQVKLQTLTAELEASRMGESAQELSSVTKKANAHVRQLEMEIAEIMPLLVDIQTQISEMSSVMKSEFQQLNIGTQLVEQTRSSSEQMANVNDDLSKLIAAISVAVMNGVEISDLVRESVQEMERFSRQTSEESRILSESLNQLLEVIEEDG
- a CDS encoding ArnT family glycosyltransferase, with translation MIKAQLDTPSNQRKSREQESKKLWIFSLLWLFLISWIGFFGNLGSIGLMDKTEPMFVEAARQMVVTGDWITPYWNGETRFDKPPLTYWLIAIAFKLFGINEWAARIPSALMAMALVMLGFYTLRYFGISNPLSPPESPKDDSKLWLSAWLGSGIIALNPAWIAWARTGVSDMFLASSMGMALLSFFLGYATEEKESPIRGFSAKDGWYILFYVFMALAVLAKGPIGLILPVFIVSTFLFYLGNFKEVLQEMKWRRGGLIFLVIAVPWFILVTLANGQKYIDVFFGYHNLQRFTSVVSHHPGPWYYFIPVVLVGLIPWSIYLPVAVTQLGFWQRDVWRSSLRSTHLGLFCLFWFAVIFLFFSASSTKLPSYVLPAMPAGAILVALFWISLFDKKNKKKFAKYRRFFKATAIANLIILLALAAASFYSPSLVDGDPRKPGFSSMLQQSGLPILGGLIWGLVTLGTIFLLLRRRDWRWLWIPNLIGFMAFISFIALPVARIKDTDSQLPLRQISSVITQVRQPKEELVLLGFIRPSLVYYTRQNVKFFNNQHRLIEDLQSELNDASSPTILLITEQKYLDRLGLTPQDYELLDQQGVYQLLRINKNLLLSKK
- a CDS encoding roadblock/LC7 domain-containing protein, translating into MNIYKINAILAEFMSQTEEIEGVVLISSNGQLLTEPIGIDINTAMILGGIFLHLAQNTYQQLDTQEIESISLRSGEGNLIFTACYPEVFLLVKSSNSLSFGLLERRIHLAAKMLQEQLQTNADLPTVPLQEEPLPKPVVFPASSASNSTNIPKNNRGIKNTRIRYRGLPV